The DNA region CAATGGACTTTAGTGCTACCAGTGCTTCGTCTAAAAGACTTTCGTTGATCATATCACAAGATGCTTCGTATTCAAGCCCGGTCCAAACATTGGTTTTGTCATGGGTATTCTCAAACTCTTTGGGTCTCTCATTAGACCATCCCCCATTTATCATAGCCGCCTCTCCGGTAGCTGCCAACGTTCTGGCATTTGGTTTTTCGAAATTATAGATGGTAGCTATGTCTGGTGTCCAATTATACTTAAAAATGTTTTGTGCGGCTTTTTTTACCTTTTCAGGTTCAAGAATATAACCCAAACCAAGTTGATGTGCCCAATTCTGACCGAACAATTGTTGAGCATCACAAGCGGTACCTTTATAATAGCCCGATTGGCCTGCATTGAACGCCTTTATGTAGCTCTCTGCATTATCATCTATTTCCGAAGGTAATTTAAATCCGTTTTTTACGCCAACATTTCCGTTAAGGCCCACAGGGTAGAGGTGGACATAAAACTGACCGTTCCACATTTCTTCGTTCATAAACTTTTGTCCAGATTCAAATAGTTTATGGTAACGACTGGCCAGTTCAGGTTCTCCTTTTACCTTGGCCATCTCTTCGGCCGCCCGTAATGCGGCAAGGTATAAAGTGTTGTTATACGGATTGGGGCCGTACCACATGGGATCCCAAAAGGTCTGTTCACCTTCCAATACCCCATTTGGTTCTAGACCGATTTCTGCACCATCTTTAAAAATATGATATCCGATTGCCATTTTTACTTTCTCCCAAACCGTATCCAAGAATTCATTGTTCGGAGAATTTAAATGTTCACGATAAGCCTTTAATACATACCCACTCTGGGCATCTGAGGCGTAACTATGGGGAACTTCTGGCTTGTTTACTCCGTACCCTCTAAAATTGATTCTACCGGACGGACTAAAACCACTGTATTTTTCGGTACTATTGAAGTCTTGTAACAAACGTACCGAACGTTCCAATTCTGGGAACAGTTTAGAGATAGCAGTTACAAAATTGTACACATGACCGCAAGTGCCTTGGCAGAAACCGATACCCTCGTAACCATATAAGCGCCCATTTTCCCAAATAGAAATGTTACCCGCGGCCAAGGTTGAGACTGGCATAGTAATTCGGTTGGCCAGCCAATATGGTAAAGTGGTATTAAAATACGTTTTGTTAAATCGCTCGGTTTCCTCATATAAACGATCAAAGTTTAGGGCAATATATTCAGCAACTTCGAAGGAATTTGAATACCAGTTGTTGTAAATGTGACCTACCCAACCCGGTGCCTCTGCCATGGCATCTTTATATCTTTTCCCATTTTCATATTTATTAGGAAAGTACCAACTCACTAAAAAAGTAATTTCTTTGGCCTGACCAGGTTTTAAATTGACGGTCGACCCTACTTTTCCCCATTCTGGGCTATCTGAAACATAAACTTTCAAATTACCTGCATTAGGGT from Zobellia alginiliquefaciens includes:
- a CDS encoding GH116 family glycosyl hydrolase, which gives rise to MNIEKSEVQMCVRYWLILIFISGFLKSFAQEQVPYIPLEKNLDSIWVKSLYEKGERKIYTGDELNYIYMPCGGIGAGQVNVTSDGRLAFTESVYNVLERPNSGHGLSTGYNYLHPEMPTSKIENSFSLKIETEKGSESTFELNNSDFDDIRFIGEYPMAQIQYRSKNSDIPLQVNAEVFSPFVPLSVRSSANPVTVIKYTVENKSSEKLKVSVDGFLKNIEFPDASKVSHVNSVFRKKNLSGVSFEMQPKVKDSALAKHPQLGGFSLSVLDHKAQLLVSEDPNAGNLKVYVSDSPEWGKVGSTVNLKPGQAKEITFLVSWYFPNKYENGKRYKDAMAEAPGWVGHIYNNWYSNSFEVAEYIALNFDRLYEETERFNKTYFNTTLPYWLANRITMPVSTLAAGNISIWENGRLYGYEGIGFCQGTCGHVYNFVTAISKLFPELERSVRLLQDFNSTEKYSGFSPSGRINFRGYGVNKPEVPHSYASDAQSGYVLKAYREHLNSPNNEFLDTVWEKVKMAIGYHIFKDGAEIGLEPNGVLEGEQTFWDPMWYGPNPYNNTLYLAALRAAEEMAKVKGEPELASRYHKLFESGQKFMNEEMWNGQFYVHLYPVGLNGNVGVKNGFKLPSEIDDNAESYIKAFNAGQSGYYKGTACDAQQLFGQNWAHQLGLGYILEPEKVKKAAQNIFKYNWTPDIATIYNFEKPNARTLAATGEAAMINGGWSNERPKEFENTHDKTNVWTGLEYEASCDMINESLLDEALVALKSIDDRYDGAKRSPWNEVEGSNHYSRAMHSWNVLLSLSGFTYDGPQGNIGFNPRLRPDDFKSFFSAAEGWGSFSQNRDVKGQTNTIELSYGKLKLNAITINIDDRLHVNNIALKLNGKTIRSTYEQDGQKIKILIDNAILLRAKDILDINLK